The following coding sequences lie in one Flavobacterium sediminis genomic window:
- a CDS encoding RNA polymerase sigma factor produces the protein MKSSEEKEFVSQLEENQNIIHKICRLYTTDEDAHKDLFQEITIQLWKAYPNFRGDSKFTTWAYRVGLNTAITLYRKKKKTIDTIEFDGSYHKVKQEDYNFEEEEQLKLLYGAISELNDIEKALVFLYLEDKDYTEISETLGISEVNARVKMNRVKGKLKKILNP, from the coding sequence ATGAAATCATCCGAAGAAAAAGAGTTTGTTTCACAACTGGAAGAAAATCAGAATATAATCCACAAGATCTGTCGGTTATATACCACTGATGAGGATGCTCATAAAGATCTATTTCAGGAAATTACCATCCAGCTTTGGAAAGCATACCCAAACTTCAGAGGAGATTCAAAATTCACTACCTGGGCCTACAGGGTAGGATTGAATACAGCCATAACACTCTATCGGAAAAAGAAAAAAACAATAGATACCATTGAGTTTGACGGAAGCTATCACAAAGTAAAACAAGAAGACTATAACTTTGAAGAAGAAGAACAATTGAAATTATTATATGGTGCCATAAGCGAATTAAACGATATAGAAAAGGCTTTGGTATTTTTATATTTAGAAGATAAGGATTATACGGAAATATCGGAAACTTTGGGTATCAGCGAAGTGAATGCAAGAGTAAAGATGAATCGTGTAAAAGGAAAATTAAAAAAAATTTTAAATCCGTAG
- a CDS encoding T9SS type A sorting domain-containing protein, whose protein sequence is MKTKLFNQVTFKNLILILMLNLSISTFAVNSIEVDFSSSSNAFVKTVSGTSNGVDTYKTFTITIPFYSNTLDLLSLRTDYAGSCSGSVMINVNGVNSTYASNGNTALHKWYSIPNLPVGTTYYTVKSFCGSVEITGSRQLIRVIIVKEAAPVLNLNIAASCSTNSDGTYNGYISIKGTGTYTNATHLYLKTTAPTTACPSTQMNIPALGNTAANGSINNSGFFSCNTNGTYTVQLLYKRVNLSGNLIVYTIPSGSYNWTDYSFTKTFKMCFNLAEPIRNHLALKNSDIKLTNPVKDVMLLEITNDTNISYEITIYDFSGLIVKKEALTNINKKGPNTINVQNLRKGIYLVEINNGKEIIRKKIIKE, encoded by the coding sequence ATGAAAACAAAGTTATTTAATCAAGTAACATTCAAGAATTTAATTCTTATTTTAATGTTAAACCTTTCCATTTCTACCTTTGCAGTAAACTCAATTGAGGTAGATTTTTCATCTTCTTCGAATGCATTTGTAAAAACTGTAAGTGGTACTTCTAATGGTGTTGATACTTATAAAACTTTTACCATTACAATTCCTTTTTACAGTAACACATTGGATTTACTAAGTTTAAGAACAGATTATGCTGGTAGTTGTTCTGGTAGTGTAATGATAAACGTTAATGGAGTAAACTCAACTTATGCAAGTAATGGCAATACTGCTCTTCACAAATGGTATAGTATACCTAATCTACCAGTTGGAACTACTTACTATACCGTAAAAAGTTTTTGTGGTAGTGTTGAAATTACAGGTTCAAGACAATTAATAAGAGTTATCATAGTAAAAGAAGCAGCACCTGTACTTAATTTGAATATTGCTGCATCATGTAGCACTAATAGTGATGGAACCTATAATGGATACATAAGCATTAAAGGAACAGGAACTTATACAAATGCAACGCATTTGTATTTAAAAACAACTGCTCCTACAACAGCATGTCCTTCTACTCAAATGAATATTCCTGCGTTAGGAAATACTGCTGCAAATGGTAGCATAAACAATAGTGGTTTTTTTAGCTGTAATACTAACGGAACTTATACCGTTCAATTATTATATAAAAGAGTGAACTTAAGTGGAAATTTAATCGTTTATACCATCCCTAGCGGTTCTTATAACTGGACAGATTACTCTTTTACTAAAACATTTAAAATGTGTTTCAACCTAGCAGAACCTATTAGAAACCACCTTGCTTTAAAAAATAGTGACATCAAGTTAACCAACCCTGTTAAAGATGTCATGCTTTTAGAAATAACAAATGATACCAATATTTCATACGAAATAACTATCTACGACTTTTCCGGATTAATTGTTAAAAAAGAAGCTCTAACAAATATAAACAAGAAAGGACCAAATACCATTAATGTACAAAACCTTAGAAAAGGTATTTATCTGGTTGAAATTAATAACGGAAAAGAGATCATCCGTAAAAAAATCATCAAGGAATAA
- a CDS encoding DUF3810 domain-containing protein: MNRKRILPVFLIFQIVLVKTLGRFPHFVENGYSKGLYPKIAWFSRKLLGSIPFSVGDIIYIVLIIGLLRWIWRNRKGFFRNWKTNGLTLLSWVSVFYFCFHLLWGMNYYRIPIAQKLALEKEYSGEDLAAFTEKMVAQTNALQLRLAGNDTLAVVVPYSEDELFNLARQGYDQLPSDLSDFHYENKSIKASLLRLPLSYMGFGGYLNPFTNEAQVNTLKPKFSTPLTVCHEMAHQTGIGSESECNFIGFIAASRNKDLYFQYSAYSFITRYCLHHLERMKKGEGKKYFDRLNKGVIKNFQEHEMFWKHYHTPIDSFFEFFYDNFLKANQQQDGIASYSKFVGLMIHYDRIAK, translated from the coding sequence TTGAACCGAAAACGTATCCTTCCTGTTTTCCTCATTTTCCAAATTGTTCTGGTTAAAACACTGGGACGGTTTCCTCATTTTGTTGAAAACGGATACAGTAAAGGCTTATACCCTAAAATTGCATGGTTCAGCAGGAAACTGCTGGGAAGCATTCCGTTCTCGGTCGGAGACATCATTTACATTGTTTTAATTATTGGTTTACTTCGCTGGATCTGGCGGAATCGAAAAGGATTTTTCAGGAATTGGAAAACCAACGGATTAACTCTCTTGAGCTGGGTTTCTGTTTTCTATTTTTGTTTTCATCTGCTTTGGGGCATGAATTATTACCGGATCCCGATCGCCCAAAAGCTTGCACTTGAAAAAGAATATAGCGGTGAAGATTTAGCCGCCTTTACGGAAAAAATGGTAGCTCAGACCAATGCCTTACAGCTCCGGCTTGCCGGAAATGACACTTTAGCTGTTGTGGTTCCTTATTCCGAAGATGAACTGTTTAATTTGGCCCGACAAGGCTACGACCAATTGCCTTCTGATCTTAGTGATTTTCACTATGAGAATAAAAGTATAAAAGCTTCGCTTTTACGTTTGCCCTTAAGCTACATGGGATTTGGCGGTTATCTGAATCCATTTACCAATGAAGCTCAGGTCAATACCCTGAAACCTAAATTCTCAACGCCGCTTACCGTTTGTCACGAAATGGCTCACCAGACCGGTATTGGCAGTGAAAGTGAATGCAACTTCATTGGCTTTATTGCTGCCAGTCGAAATAAAGATCTATATTTTCAATATTCAGCTTACAGTTTTATTACTCGCTATTGCCTACACCATTTAGAACGAATGAAAAAAGGGGAAGGGAAAAAGTATTTTGACCGACTCAACAAAGGGGTTATTAAAAATTTTCAGGAACATGAAATGTTCTGGAAACATTACCATACTCCTATTGATTCCTTTTTTGAATTCTTCTATGATAACTTTTTAAAAGCTAACCAACAACAAGATGGTATAGCCAGTTACAGCAAGTTTGTAGGATTAATGATCCATTATGATCGCATAGCAAAGTAA
- a CDS encoding aminoacyl-histidine dipeptidase, giving the protein MSQEVRNLEPKALWNKFADLNAVPRPSKKEERVIAFMMDFGQKLGLETLKDEVGNVIIKKPATAGMENRKTIVMQSHLDMVHQKNNDTVFDFDNQGIEMYVDGDWVRAKGTTLGADNGLGVATIMAILESTDISHPAIEALFTIDEETGMTGAMGLKGGLLEGQILLNLDTEEDDEIDIGCAGGVDVTAVAEYDEEDAPEDSVGYRITVKGLNGGHSGMQIHEGLGNANKIMNRLLYNGYEDFGLQIATINGGSLRNAIPRESVAEVVIAEMYDEAFEFDMQEIVNEIKAEFKTTEPNLQVIIEKLEETPKKVLPSMAQFYLVRSLYTAHNGVYRMSADFEGLVETSNNIAKVTVGGGNLKIECLTRSSVESSKFDLANALRSAFELMGCEVTFSGSYPGWTPNPKSEILDILTSLYEKQNGTQPSVVACHAGLECGILGLNYPGMDMISFGPTIKGAHSPEERASISSAQKYWKFVLDILKNIPSK; this is encoded by the coding sequence ATGAGTCAAGAAGTTAGAAATTTAGAGCCTAAAGCGCTTTGGAATAAATTTGCCGATCTGAATGCCGTACCGCGTCCGTCGAAAAAAGAAGAGCGGGTAATCGCTTTTATGATGGATTTCGGTCAGAAATTAGGTTTAGAGACCTTAAAAGATGAGGTGGGCAATGTAATCATCAAAAAGCCGGCAACGGCCGGAATGGAAAACCGTAAAACGATAGTGATGCAGTCGCATTTAGATATGGTGCATCAAAAAAATAACGATACGGTTTTTGATTTTGACAACCAAGGGATCGAAATGTATGTGGACGGTGACTGGGTACGTGCCAAAGGAACAACTTTAGGTGCCGATAACGGTCTGGGTGTTGCTACCATTATGGCAATTCTGGAAAGTACAGATATTTCGCATCCTGCTATTGAAGCCTTGTTCACTATTGATGAAGAAACGGGAATGACCGGAGCGATGGGTTTAAAAGGCGGTTTGTTAGAAGGACAGATCCTGTTGAATTTAGATACCGAAGAAGACGATGAAATCGACATCGGATGTGCCGGTGGGGTAGACGTTACGGCTGTTGCCGAATATGATGAAGAAGACGCACCGGAAGATTCAGTAGGTTACAGAATTACGGTAAAAGGGTTAAACGGAGGACATTCGGGAATGCAAATCCATGAAGGTTTAGGCAATGCCAATAAAATCATGAACCGTTTGTTGTATAACGGTTACGAAGATTTCGGTTTACAAATAGCAACTATTAACGGCGGAAGTTTGCGCAATGCTATTCCGCGTGAAAGTGTGGCGGAAGTGGTGATCGCTGAAATGTATGACGAAGCTTTTGAATTTGACATGCAGGAAATCGTAAACGAGATCAAAGCGGAGTTCAAAACTACAGAGCCGAATTTACAGGTGATCATTGAAAAATTAGAAGAAACACCGAAAAAAGTGTTGCCTTCTATGGCGCAGTTCTATCTGGTTCGTTCGTTATATACAGCGCATAACGGCGTGTATCGCATGAGTGCTGATTTCGAAGGTTTGGTAGAAACGTCAAACAACATTGCGAAAGTAACTGTAGGTGGTGGAAATTTAAAAATCGAATGTTTAACACGTTCTTCTGTGGAAAGTTCGAAGTTTGATTTAGCCAATGCCTTGCGTTCGGCGTTTGAATTGATGGGTTGCGAAGTAACGTTTTCGGGAAGTTATCCGGGTTGGACTCCTAACCCAAAATCGGAAATTTTAGACATACTGACTTCTCTTTACGAGAAACAAAACGGAACGCAACCTAGCGTTGTGGCGTGCCATGCCGGATTAGAATGTGGTATTTTAGGACTAAACTACCCGGGAATGGATATGATTTCTTTCGGACCAACGATTAAAGGCGCACACAGCCCGGAAGAACGAGCGAGTATTTCCTCAGCACAAAAGTACTGGAAATTTGTGTTGGACATTTTAAAGAATATTCCGAGTAAGTAA
- a CDS encoding DNA-methyltransferase produces the protein METNKIYHGNCVEKLKEIKENNIDLIYFDPPFFTQRKHILKNKDNSKTYEFDDKYDSIEEYLTLIENVLLESKRVLKNTGSVFLHCDKTASHNIRVVMDKVFGRENFQSEIIWSYKRWSNSKKGLLNSHQVIFFYSKTHNFKFNTVYTEYSTTTNLDQILQDRERDKNGKSVYKKDKNGNIILGKEKKGVPLSDVWDIPYLNPKAKERTGYPTQKPVLLINQILNIATDEGDLIVDPFCGSGTTCVSAKYLKRNFIGFDISMEAVKLANSRLEEMIISESNLLNKGSNEYQEKTEKELAILQNINAFPVQRNSGIDGFLKEHYENMPIPVKIQNEYETLEDAIEKIEKASIGKNYKMKILIQTKETETNRLFDFESNVKIIKSLELQTNDLMQKKTITPFKQKSF, from the coding sequence CGAAAGCATATACTTAAGAATAAGGATAATTCTAAAACATATGAATTTGACGATAAATATGACTCAATAGAAGAATATTTAACTCTTATAGAAAATGTTTTATTGGAATCAAAAAGGGTTTTAAAAAATACAGGCAGTGTATTTCTTCACTGCGATAAGACTGCTTCGCACAATATAAGAGTTGTGATGGATAAAGTTTTTGGTCGAGAAAATTTTCAAAGTGAAATTATTTGGTCTTATAAAAGATGGTCTAATAGTAAAAAAGGTCTTCTAAATTCCCATCAAGTAATTTTCTTTTATTCAAAAACTCATAACTTCAAATTCAATACAGTTTATACAGAATATTCTACAACGACAAATCTAGATCAAATTTTACAAGATAGAGAACGCGATAAAAATGGAAAATCTGTTTATAAAAAAGATAAAAATGGAAATATAATTTTAGGAAAAGAGAAAAAAGGAGTTCCACTATCTGACGTTTGGGATATTCCATATTTAAATCCAAAAGCAAAAGAAAGAACCGGTTATCCAACTCAAAAACCTGTTTTATTAATTAATCAAATATTAAATATTGCAACAGACGAAGGCGATTTAATTGTTGATCCATTTTGCGGTAGTGGAACTACTTGCGTATCAGCAAAATATTTAAAAAGAAACTTTATTGGATTTGATATTTCAATGGAAGCAGTTAAACTTGCTAATTCTCGATTAGAAGAAATGATAATTTCTGAATCAAATTTATTAAATAAAGGATCAAATGAATATCAAGAAAAAACAGAAAAAGAATTAGCTATTTTACAAAATATTAATGCTTTCCCAGTTCAAAGAAATAGTGGCATAGATGGATTCTTAAAAGAGCATTATGAAAACATGCCAATCCCTGTAAAGATTCAAAATGAATATGAAACTTTAGAGGATGCTATCGAGAAAATAGAAAAAGCTTCAATTGGGAAAAACTATAAAATGAAAATTTTAATTCAAACTAAAGAAACAGAAACAAATAGACTTTTTGATTTTGAATCTAATGTAAAAATAATCAAATCCCTAGAATTACAAACAAATGATTTGATGCAGAAAAAAACTATTACTCCTTTCAAACAAAAATCCTTTTAA
- a CDS encoding hydrogenase maturation nickel metallochaperone HypA/HybF: protein MHELSIVTSVVQSTEEEVKKINGTSVREIHLEIGKLSGVEMSSFLYVWPQCIKNTSLEHAELIINEPEGKATCAECGTPFDIKAFFDSCPNCNSPFKNITQGKEMKIKKLIIQ, encoded by the coding sequence ATGCACGAATTGTCTATTGTTACTTCAGTGGTACAATCTACTGAAGAAGAGGTCAAAAAAATAAATGGGACTTCAGTCAGGGAAATTCATCTGGAAATAGGGAAATTATCCGGTGTTGAAATGAGTTCGTTCCTATACGTTTGGCCACAATGTATTAAAAATACAAGTCTGGAACACGCTGAATTGATTATTAATGAACCCGAAGGAAAAGCAACTTGTGCCGAATGCGGAACTCCTTTTGACATCAAAGCTTTTTTCGATAGTTGTCCCAATTGCAATAGCCCGTTCAAAAACATTACTCAGGGAAAAGAAATGAAAATAAAAAAACTAATCATTCAATAA
- a CDS encoding lysophospholipid acyltransferase family protein produces MGLFKRNPFGHILFLKKWLIRFAGIITHKRYRGFNELKIEGSDILRSLPDKNVLFISNHQTYFADVVAMFHVFNAALKGREDSIKNVGYLWNPKLNLYYVAAKETMKQGLLPRIMAYAGAITVERTWRAKGQDVKRDVNPNDTENIKLALEDGWVITFPQGTTRSFKPVRKGTAHIILQHKPIVVPIVIDGFRRSFDRKGLRIKKKGILQSFVIKEPLQIDYEHDSVEDVVEKIEYAIEQHPSFLKVIPAEVLEEQAKLDKQRQWSY; encoded by the coding sequence ATGGGGTTGTTTAAAAGAAATCCTTTTGGACACATATTATTTTTGAAAAAATGGTTGATTCGTTTTGCTGGAATTATAACACACAAACGCTATAGAGGGTTTAACGAATTAAAGATCGAAGGTTCTGATATTTTAAGGAGCTTACCGGATAAGAATGTATTGTTTATATCGAATCATCAGACGTACTTTGCTGATGTGGTGGCTATGTTCCATGTTTTTAACGCAGCTTTGAAAGGGCGTGAAGATTCTATTAAAAATGTAGGGTATTTGTGGAATCCTAAACTGAACTTGTATTATGTAGCTGCTAAGGAAACCATGAAGCAGGGACTTTTACCTCGTATTATGGCCTATGCGGGAGCAATTACTGTGGAACGAACCTGGCGAGCTAAAGGTCAGGATGTGAAACGAGATGTAAATCCGAATGATACGGAAAATATCAAATTAGCTTTAGAAGACGGTTGGGTTATAACTTTTCCTCAGGGAACAACACGTTCTTTTAAACCGGTTCGAAAAGGAACAGCGCATATCATCCTGCAACACAAACCTATTGTTGTTCCGATTGTGATCGATGGTTTCAGACGTTCATTTGACAGAAAAGGACTTCGCATCAAGAAAAAAGGAATATTACAATCTTTCGTGATCAAAGAACCACTTCAAATAGATTACGAACACGATTCTGTTGAGGACGTGGTTGAAAAAATAGAATATGCAATTGAGCAGCATCCTTCTTTCTTAAAAGTAATTCCGGCTGAAGTACTGGAAGAGCAAGCAAAACTGGACAAGCAACGTCAGTGGAGCTATTAA
- a CDS encoding LytTR family transcriptional regulator DNA-binding domain-containing protein, with translation MKKNLTVIVFLTAFFSYAQEYSYREFGLNEGLPSLQVYDIHQDRNGILWFATDRGIANYNGYEIKSFGIQDGVLNNVVLDFHPQADGTVYCSTLDCNLFYFHEDFQGFFPYPFNSLLAKNLNTLQYVKSIYTSEDGSLHLGCEGILGALVISKNGKILQRPDKITDSSETENTYTVLEKKDNGAFFFYKTQTISPKKNSVHFKNKATLTKVDVIQLPGSKYYVYKSPFMVSVFDENIKLIREIKTEFDPISIKAIDENRFFIGYHFGGAKIVDLKNNTTESFLENKSVTNFLIDHEGGYWFTTLHSGIWYTKEPKIKILKGELSNFPVNSLTKDDNGKIFAGTLSGKIFGIGPNTQCQMIYNTTHTRKAFVEFDKKTKNSYFFSNQDLFINKDFSAPIEFPIYTTKISEPQEQRIIFSLINGFSVYEKNSFKTIREFPFRIHDACFFKNDIFLGTPEGVYVVDEKNTVSDLKESNALFSFRVDDIDYNEARNELYFATLGQGVVVYNKNNEKVFSIAKKDGLLSDIINEIYIENKDTIWVCTNSGLNRVILDEEGHFSITGLKSSNGLLNDGINDVEITNDTLWIASKKGLVYTQKQIFDQQNQAIPHFLKIDYIKVNDAKASPEQLTQLSYKESRLEIAFSDVSFKKGNEIIYHYFLEGLDKKWYRTTNRKVIFPLLPPGHYTFKVAVTDSNGSDSKKYLEIPIYISPPFWKNSWFIASLIFAIGIIIYLFFKTNVLSYNKDIIRELIRLIIKKIKNKESYYVFKESGKEIRIKTNTILYVQSAGNYIDLVTEKKIYTIRCKIGDFIATTPDPLEYIRIHRSYIVRIDKIETKSKTEITIRGEKLPVSNSFSSELEKVFF, from the coding sequence ATGAAAAAAAATTTAACTGTCATTGTTTTTTTAACGGCTTTTTTCTCGTATGCTCAGGAGTATAGTTACAGAGAATTTGGATTAAATGAAGGATTACCGAGTTTACAGGTATACGATATTCATCAGGATAGAAACGGTATTCTCTGGTTTGCTACTGACAGAGGAATTGCCAATTATAACGGCTATGAAATTAAATCATTCGGTATTCAGGACGGCGTGCTGAATAATGTTGTTCTGGATTTTCATCCGCAAGCTGACGGTACGGTTTATTGTTCTACTCTGGATTGTAACTTATTTTACTTCCATGAAGATTTTCAGGGTTTCTTCCCCTATCCTTTTAACAGTCTCTTAGCCAAAAACTTAAACACACTTCAATACGTTAAAAGTATATACACTTCCGAAGACGGTTCGTTGCATTTGGGATGTGAAGGAATCCTCGGAGCGTTAGTTATTTCCAAAAACGGGAAAATACTTCAGAGACCTGATAAAATAACAGACTCATCTGAAACGGAGAACACCTATACAGTCTTGGAAAAAAAAGACAACGGTGCTTTCTTTTTCTATAAGACCCAAACTATTTCCCCTAAGAAGAACAGTGTTCATTTTAAAAACAAAGCTACACTTACCAAAGTGGATGTCATCCAGCTACCCGGTTCAAAATATTATGTGTACAAAAGCCCGTTTATGGTATCTGTATTTGATGAAAACATCAAACTGATCCGGGAGATTAAAACTGAATTTGATCCTATTTCCATTAAAGCTATAGACGAAAACCGCTTCTTTATCGGCTATCATTTCGGAGGCGCTAAAATAGTTGATCTGAAAAATAACACTACGGAATCTTTTCTGGAAAATAAATCGGTTACTAATTTCTTAATCGATCATGAGGGCGGTTATTGGTTTACAACATTACACTCAGGTATATGGTATACCAAAGAACCTAAAATTAAAATACTTAAAGGAGAGTTGAGCAATTTCCCGGTTAATTCGCTGACAAAGGATGATAACGGAAAAATATTTGCCGGCACTTTAAGCGGAAAAATATTTGGGATTGGACCGAATACTCAATGCCAAATGATCTATAACACAACACATACCCGAAAGGCTTTTGTTGAGTTTGATAAAAAAACAAAGAATAGTTATTTCTTTTCAAACCAAGATCTGTTTATCAATAAAGACTTTTCAGCACCGATTGAATTTCCGATTTATACAACTAAAATATCAGAGCCTCAGGAACAGAGAATCATCTTTTCGCTGATTAATGGTTTCTCAGTTTACGAAAAGAATTCTTTTAAGACCATCCGGGAATTTCCTTTCAGGATTCACGATGCCTGTTTCTTTAAAAACGATATCTTTTTAGGAACCCCTGAAGGTGTTTATGTTGTGGATGAGAAGAATACTGTTTCCGATCTAAAAGAATCCAATGCGTTATTTTCTTTCCGAGTAGACGACATTGATTACAACGAAGCCAGAAACGAATTGTATTTTGCTACCTTGGGGCAAGGCGTTGTTGTTTACAATAAGAACAATGAAAAGGTATTTTCTATCGCTAAAAAAGACGGCCTTTTAAGTGATATTATCAATGAGATATACATCGAAAATAAAGATACGATATGGGTCTGTACGAATTCAGGGCTAAACCGTGTTATTCTGGATGAAGAAGGTCATTTTTCTATAACCGGACTTAAAAGTTCCAACGGACTGCTGAATGACGGTATAAATGATGTCGAAATTACAAATGATACCCTTTGGATTGCTTCTAAAAAAGGACTTGTTTATACTCAAAAGCAAATTTTTGACCAACAAAATCAAGCAATCCCTCATTTTCTAAAGATCGATTATATAAAAGTTAATGATGCAAAGGCAAGTCCGGAACAACTGACACAGCTCTCGTATAAAGAAAGTCGATTAGAGATCGCTTTTTCTGACGTTTCTTTCAAAAAAGGAAATGAAATAATCTATCATTATTTTCTGGAAGGCTTAGATAAAAAATGGTATCGTACTACTAACCGAAAGGTTATTTTTCCTTTACTACCTCCCGGGCATTATACCTTTAAAGTCGCCGTGACCGACTCTAATGGCTCAGACTCAAAAAAATATCTTGAAATTCCAATTTATATCAGTCCGCCTTTTTGGAAAAACAGTTGGTTCATTGCAAGCCTTATTTTTGCGATAGGTATCATTATCTATTTATTCTTTAAAACTAATGTGCTGTCTTACAATAAAGATATCATAAGAGAATTGATCCGACTCATCATTAAGAAAATAAAGAACAAAGAAAGTTACTATGTCTTCAAAGAATCCGGAAAAGAGATACGAATAAAGACAAATACGATTCTGTATGTTCAATCGGCAGGAAACTATATTGATCTTGTAACAGAAAAGAAGATCTATACGATACGATGTAAAATAGGCGATTTTATTGCTACTACACCTGATCCGTTAGAATATATCAGAATACATCGGTCTTATATTGTCCGTATTGATAAAATTGAAACCAAATCTAAAACGGAGATCACTATCAGAGGTGAAAAATTACCTGTCAGTAACAGCTTCTCTTCTGAACTTGAAAAAGTATTTTTTTAG
- a CDS encoding NAD(P)/FAD-dependent oxidoreductase: MNIPQCSFPRVVIIGGGFAGISLAKKLKNKKLQVVLLDKHNYHNFQPLMYQVATGGLEPDSIAYPIRKVVQEFEDFYFRLADVKEIDTTNQKVIADIGELKYDYLVIATGSKTNFFGNKEMERNCMAMKTIPQSLNIRSLILENFEQALLTNDIEERQSLMNFVLVGGGPTGVELAGALAEMKKAILPKDYPDLDIRKMQINLIQSGNRILNTMSENASEKAEKFLIDLGVEVWKNIRVTDYDGKVVTTNSDLSFQTATVIWTAGVKGALLRGFKQSSTEARSERLKVNQFNQVEGYDTIFAIGDIATMETEAYPHGHPMMAQPAIQQGQHLAANIIRLINQKEMQPFAYRDKGSMATIGRNKAVVDLPKFKFSGVFAWFVWMFVHLFSLIGFKNKAVVFLNWVYNYIRFDREARLIIRPYKEKEPISFVSDEI, translated from the coding sequence ATGAACATACCTCAATGTAGTTTTCCGCGTGTTGTAATTATTGGCGGAGGGTTTGCCGGAATTTCGTTAGCCAAAAAACTGAAAAACAAAAAACTTCAAGTAGTTCTGTTAGACAAGCACAATTACCACAATTTTCAGCCTTTAATGTATCAAGTAGCAACAGGAGGTCTGGAGCCTGATTCCATAGCGTACCCGATTCGTAAAGTGGTTCAGGAATTTGAAGATTTTTATTTTCGTTTAGCCGATGTAAAAGAGATCGATACTACTAATCAAAAAGTGATAGCAGATATAGGTGAACTAAAATATGATTATCTGGTAATCGCCACCGGTTCAAAAACTAATTTTTTCGGAAATAAGGAAATGGAACGCAATTGCATGGCCATGAAAACCATTCCTCAGTCATTGAATATCCGTAGTTTGATCCTTGAGAATTTTGAACAGGCTTTACTGACCAATGACATAGAGGAGCGCCAAAGTCTGATGAATTTTGTTTTAGTCGGTGGCGGACCTACAGGTGTAGAGCTTGCCGGAGCTTTGGCAGAGATGAAAAAAGCCATTTTACCTAAAGACTATCCGGATCTGGATATTCGAAAAATGCAAATTAACCTTATCCAAAGCGGTAACCGTATCTTGAATACCATGAGTGAGAATGCTTCTGAAAAAGCAGAAAAATTCCTGATCGATTTAGGCGTTGAGGTATGGAAAAATATTCGGGTAACGGATTATGACGGAAAAGTAGTGACCACCAATTCTGATCTGAGCTTTCAAACGGCGACTGTGATCTGGACAGCCGGAGTAAAAGGAGCTTTACTAAGAGGATTTAAGCAATCTTCAACAGAAGCACGTTCCGAGCGTTTAAAGGTGAACCAGTTTAATCAGGTAGAAGGATATGATACCATTTTTGCAATAGGCGATATTGCAACAATGGAAACAGAAGCGTATCCTCACGGACATCCTATGATGGCACAGCCGGCAATTCAACAGGGACAGCATCTGGCAGCTAATATTATTCGCTTAATCAATCAAAAAGAGATGCAACCTTTTGCCTATCGTGATAAGGGTTCGATGGCTACGATAGGGCGTAATAAAGCAGTTGTAGATTTGCCTAAGTTTAAATTCAGTGGCGTTTTTGCCTGGTTTGTATGGATGTTTGTGCATTTATTTTCTTTAATCGGGTTTAAGAACAAGGCAGTTGTCTTTTTAAATTGGGTATATAATTACATTCGTTTTGACCGGGAAGCTCGTTTGATCATTCGCCCGTATAAAGAAAAAGAACCGATAAGTTTTGTGAGCGATGAGATATAA